In Labrus mixtus chromosome 22, fLabMix1.1, whole genome shotgun sequence, the genomic window AAAGAGAACACGGTTTGTCTTTGAATGTATGAGTTGGACTTGTGGATAAAGTGTTGCTGGAATTTgggacaaaataaacaaaggaaacattaaaaaagtgttgtgtGTCATTTATGCAAACCTGATGAGcctccaaacaggaagtcatgaACATGTTCAATCAACACCgacagaaataaaacagttgCTTCATATTCTGCACGTTTACGGGATATTTACATAAAAGGGAACACGATTCATTTCTCATTGGTCctttgacaaataaaacaactgtttgacattttggaaacaCCGCTTCAGCTGCTGCAGTTGCCAGGCAACCACATATAGCTTCCAGGAAGTCACTGCTAACCTCCaactttaaagattttaaaacgtATCTTTGTGTCGTTCTAGACGAACAACACGAGGCATTAACATTTCTATAATTTAAGTTATGAAGTCTGCACTTTCTTTTTTAGATTGAATACATTATTGATGATGTACTAGAAGCAGAATATTGAAGCTACTTAAGTGTGATTGGACATTTCTGCTAACTGTCAAATCCCTtcaaagtgaagaaaagagTCTTCGAGGTTACTCCAGTTCAGAGGAAGCTGATCTCGTCATATGTTTGAGATATGTTACAGAAGCACAGGGGTTACACTCGACAAAGAAATGTGTGTCAGGGATATGAAAGATCAGGGATGCTTGAAAAAACCAAGACTAAGTTAGCAGGTACATCTTATATGAAACATTTAGTTATTTATCAGAATAATTTAATACTTAACAAACAGCTCACTCTTTGTCTTAAACCCTGCTGCTCTGATTTGTTGCATGACCAGAAAAACAATCACTTCGTcttgcagtttttttccccccacaaagTGATACAAAAAGAAGCactcaaacaaaacaagtcaGTGTTGTTCACGTTATATTGCACAAAGTCAAATAAGCTGATGAGATGACAGAAGACTCCACCTCATCAGTAGGTCCAAACAGAAGTGACAAAACAAAACCGACAGGCATCGAAATCCCTTCTGCTACAAGCAGCACTGTATAAATGCTGTCACACATAATCTGAGATTTTCTATTAGTCCCTTTGTGCTTGTTCAGAATAGTGTTGTAtttttagctcttttttttttgttaccttgAAGTTTTAGAATTAAAAGATCACGTCGTTCTTTGAATTATTCAGGCCGTGATGAGCTTCGAGGCTCAGCCATACAGccgagaggaggggagggagggagggggataaaaactctaaaaatagaaaaagataaAGCACTTCAATTTAACACTGAGAGGCCTCGAATAAACACTCACAAATACAAACGCCACCGATGTCTCTTTGCAGTATTTTTATGGAGTGCATCACTGCATTATCTCACGTCGACTATAAATATGATGattcagtgttttcatgttgtaTTGCACGAGTTCAaggagaagacacacacacacacacacacacacacacaatgacagagCTTCATAACATATGCAATAGTTCTGACTTTGGTATAACATGATAAACGAGGTgattaaaatacacattaaaaagTACACACTGGCCTCCAGCTGGGAGGATGAGGAGTGTTTGATAACACAGTAGTGCAAAATGATTTTGACTCACTATCAACATTTAAACACGTCTTTGACCCTGTGCATTGAAGTGTGACGTTACCTGCGGTAACTTTGAGGtcttctcctcccccccccgcccccccccccgtagTGCTTTTGATTGTTCGCGTCAGAGAGACGGTGTTTCCATCCCTTTTCTTCCCCCTCGACATTATTCAGCAGCTTGGAGGTCGTCCAGGTGACTCTTCCTGTTCGTGAAGACGCAGCGAACAGCGGTGAGGACGGGAGAGCCGGACTCAGACTTGCTCAAGGTGACGAGGAAACGGGCGATTCCCGTGTTTGGACAGGGTGCGAACAGCTGGGACATCCTCACCCCCGCGGGCAGAGAGCTGTCCAAGTCCTCCACCAGGTGTTTGTTGGCTACTCGGATGTAAGCGCCGTGACTCACGACCAGGGCGTGGACCGACACTCCCCGGAGGCCGTCGTCTGCAGAACCGGCGGGGGCAGTGTCCGAGGAGGCGGCGGCGGCCGAGGTCCCGTTTGCGGCTTCTGATAATCCCGCAGAAGCGTCTGGTTGGGACCAGCCGTGCTCCTCCAACAATCCTTTGAAAAGGACTTTGAGGAACTTTTTGAACCGCAGCCTCACCTGGAAGCAAGGTGACATTGAGCCAGAGCTCAGAGGTGAAGGTTCAACCAGAAGAATATTGTAAACCTAAGCCGGTCTGAGTGCGTGCATGAACCGTCACACAAGCCTTTATGTAATTTGACagccttgttttctttcttgtttaaTAACTCTACTTCTAtgtggaacaaactcccagaaaactgcaggtcagctgaaactctcagctcttttaaatcaacacacctgttcacagctgcctttaattaaacagcGTTAATAAGATTCAAAACTTTTTctctgcactgtaattattatttttttaaattatttttatttgaacatattttcagattgaataatttcagtgatttttaaatgtt contains:
- the tigarb gene encoding fructose-2,6-bisphosphatase TIGAR B, which encodes MFTFSLTLVRHGETQYNRDKLLQGQGVDTSLSETGVQQGEAVGRYLKGIPFNHVFVSNLQRAVQTAELILSNNTHCSGMEMVLEPLLRERGFGVCEGHPKEDLKNMANASGQSCRDFTPPGGETLDQVRLRFKKFLKVLFKGLLEEHGWSQPDASAGLSEAANGTSAAAASSDTAPAGSADDGLRGVSVHALVVSHGAYIRVANKHLVEDLDSSLPAGVRMSQLFAPCPNTGIARFLVTLSKSESGSPVLTAVRCVFTNRKSHLDDLQAAE